In Candidatus Falkowbacteria bacterium, a genomic segment contains:
- a CDS encoding recombinase family protein: MDQTKSLTNQGIGTIPIAVETPVKYCLYARKSSESEERQVLSIDSQIKEMLQLAERENLEIVCMKRESHSAKETGQRPVFNEIIGEIKEGKYNGILTWAPDRISRNAGDLGMVVDLMDAGILKEIRTYGQRFTNSPSEKFLLMILGSTAKLENDNRGVNVKRGIRARVEMGLWPNQAPTGYLNQKYMDKKCQPILDPDRAPIIKSLFEKVAYEKWPGRKLYHWLKFNINFKTIGNKNLSLGNIYRILKNTFYYGEFEYPAKSGNWYKGKHEPLISKELFEEVQKRIKKDAIINHREFTFARLMTCGMCGSGYTGEEKYKQLKNGTVTKYIYYGCNRSRDKNCKSNYVREDELIKQLTILLDKMEFDQEKVIDKFDHDLKRFNKFQKGVLKQNDPQANHEDVNLKVYMEYILQDGTMEEKRELMNCLNSKIKIADKVAFV; this comes from the coding sequence ATGGATCAGACGAAATCCTTGACTAACCAGGGTATTGGTACCATACCTATAGCCGTTGAGACACCCGTTAAATACTGCTTATATGCGCGTAAATCAAGCGAATCTGAGGAAAGACAGGTGCTTTCCATAGATAGTCAGATTAAGGAGATGCTTCAGCTAGCAGAACGAGAAAACCTCGAGATTGTCTGTATGAAGAGAGAATCTCACTCAGCTAAGGAAACAGGGCAAAGACCAGTCTTTAATGAAATTATAGGGGAAATTAAGGAGGGAAAATATAACGGTATTCTCACCTGGGCTCCAGACCGAATCAGCAGAAATGCAGGGGATCTTGGGATGGTTGTAGATTTAATGGATGCGGGCATTCTTAAAGAAATACGAACTTATGGGCAACGATTTACTAACTCACCCAGTGAGAAGTTTCTTCTCATGATTTTAGGATCAACAGCTAAACTAGAAAATGACAATAGAGGTGTCAATGTAAAACGAGGCATTAGAGCGAGAGTAGAAATGGGCTTATGGCCTAATCAAGCGCCAACTGGCTATCTTAACCAAAAGTATATGGATAAGAAATGCCAACCCATTCTTGATCCTGATCGAGCTCCTATTATAAAAAGTCTGTTTGAAAAAGTTGCCTATGAAAAATGGCCAGGTAGAAAATTATATCATTGGTTAAAATTTAATATTAATTTCAAAACTATAGGTAATAAAAATCTATCACTTGGTAATATATACAGGATACTAAAAAATACTTTCTATTATGGGGAGTTTGAATACCCGGCTAAATCAGGTAATTGGTATAAAGGTAAGCATGAACCATTAATTAGTAAAGAATTATTTGAAGAAGTGCAAAAACGTATAAAGAAAGACGCTATTATAAATCATAGAGAATTTACCTTTGCACGACTTATGACTTGTGGAATGTGTGGATCGGGGTACACGGGAGAAGAAAAGTATAAGCAACTTAAAAATGGTACGGTAACTAAGTATATTTATTATGGGTGTAATAGATCTAGGGATAAAAATTGCAAAAGTAATTATGTAAGAGAAGACGAACTTATAAAGCAATTAACTATCTTATTAGACAAGATGGAATTTGACCAAGAAAAAGTAATAGATAAGTTTGATCATGATCTTAAAAGATTTAACAAATTTCAAAAAGGCGTCCTAAAACAAAACGATCCGCAAGCGAATCATGAGGATGTGAATTTAAAAGTATATATGGAATATATACTTCAGGATGGGACCATGGAAGAGAAAAGAGAGTTGATGAATTGCTTAAATTCTAAAATTAAAATTGCAGACAAAGTTGCGTTTGTATAA